Proteins found in one Campylobacter concisus genomic segment:
- a CDS encoding DUF523 domain-containing protein, whose product MREKILISACLVGINCKFNGENNLLSKDVLDEISKRYHLLFVCPEVYGGLSTPREPAEMKNGAVICKFSGKDVSENFKKGAEICLRIAKLNGCKKAILKSKSPSCGSGQIYDGSFSKRLILGDGITAKLLKENEILVYGEDEIAGLDA is encoded by the coding sequence TTGAGAGAAAAAATCTTAATAAGCGCTTGTTTGGTCGGCATAAATTGTAAATTTAACGGCGAAAATAATCTTTTAAGTAAAGATGTTTTAGATGAAATTTCAAAGAGATATCATCTGCTTTTTGTTTGTCCAGAGGTTTATGGTGGGCTTAGTACGCCAAGGGAACCAGCTGAGATGAAAAATGGCGCAGTTATTTGTAAATTTTCAGGTAAAGATGTGAGCGAAAATTTTAAAAAAGGAGCAGAAATTTGCCTGAGAATAGCCAAACTAAATGGTTGTAAAAAGGCTATTTTAAAATCAAAAAGTCCAAGTTGTGGAAGTGGGCAAATTTATGACGGAAGTTTTAGCAAGAGACTTATTTTGGGCGATGGTATCACAGCAAAACTGTTAAAAGAAAATGAAATTTTAGTTTACGGCGAAGATGAGATAGCAGGGCTTGATGCTTGA